From Tiliqua scincoides isolate rTilSci1 chromosome 2, rTilSci1.hap2, whole genome shotgun sequence, the proteins below share one genomic window:
- the RIOK2 gene encoding serine/threonine-protein kinase RIO2 — MGKLNVALLRYLSRDHFRVLTAVEMGMKNHEIVPPSLIASIASLKHGGCNKILRELAKHKLLAYERTKTVQGYRLTNGGYDYLALKTLSSRQIICSVGNQMGVGKESDIYIVANEEEEQLALKLHRLGRTSFRNLKNKRDYHKHRHKMSWLYLSRLAAMKEFAYMKALHDRKFPVPKPYDYNRHAIVMELVSGYPLCQVHKLEDPASLYNELMELIVKLANHGLIHGDFNEFNLMLDSEDQITMIDFPQMVSTSHPNAEWYFDRDVKCIRDFFMKRFSYESELYPTFKEIRRECSLDIEIAASGYTKEMQEDDELLYPSGPDHEGLKTELSPTEENPEGEIALCSGTDQKTDREFTDEVKDAFGNTFSEDLVQTSEEDSADESEQSLDLREFSHALKQVEGQIIAAGDRPNAESSVIDFSEDKKKIGKSTKIEDQTGQGEDPADKEYEDECPDLVDLSTLNREFRPFRDEENMFHINDHRRRTTSVTSVGSVGSHSTIPPELVKQKIKRQLTKQQKAALRRRLQKGEANIYTKQRREHMYNIKSSLDTATFWG, encoded by the exons ATGGGCAAGCTGAACGTCGCGCTGCTGCGCTACCTTTCCCGCGACCACTTCCGAGTCCTGACTGCG GTGGAAATGGGCATGAAGAACCATGAAATAGTCCCGCCTAGCTTGATTGCCTCCATTGCCAGTCTCAAACATGGAGGATGTAACAAAATCCTGAGAGAATTAGCAAAACACAAGCTCTTGGCTTATGAACGCACTAAAA CTGTCCAGGGTTATCGATTAACTAATGGAGGATATGATTACCTTGCCTTGAAAACGCTTTCTTCTCGACAAATTATCTGTTCTGTTGGAAACCAAATGGGTGTAGGAAAAGAATCAG ATATTTACATTGTTGCAAATGAAGAGGAGGAACAACTTGCATTGAAGTTGCATAGACTTGGGAGGACATCCTTTCGAAACTTAAAAAACAAGCGTGACTACCACAAACACAGGCACAAGATGTCATGGCTGTACCTGTCACGCCTTGCTGCCATGAAGGAATTTGCCTATATGAAG gcTTTGCATGACAGAAAATTTCCTGTTCCAAAACCATATGACTACAATAGACATGCAATAGTAATGGAACTTGTCAGTGGCTATCCCCT GTGTCAAGTGCATAAGCTCGAAGATCCTGCCTCTCTCTATAACGAGTTAATGGAACTAATTGTGAAACTTGCCAACCATGGTTTGATTCATGGTGACTTCAATGAGTTCAATCTCATGTTAGATTCAGAAGATCAGATCACAATGATTGATTTCCCACAGATGGTGTCAACCTCTCACCCAAATGCAGAATG GTATTTTGACAGAGATGTGAAATGTATTCGAGATTTCTTTATGAAGCGTTTCAGCTATGAAAGTGaactctatccaactttcaaggAAATCAG GCGGGAGTGTTCTCTTGACATAGAAATTGCAGCCAGTGGTTACaccaaagaaatgcaagaagatgATGAACTACTTTACCCAAGTGGTCCTGACCACGAGGGTCTTAAAACTGAGCTTTCTCCAACTGAAGAAAATCCTGAAGGGGAAATAGCTTTATGTAGTGGCACAGATCAAAAGACTGACAGAGAATTCACAGATGAAGTCAAAGATGCCTTTGGAAACACGTTCTCTGAGGATTTGGTGCAAACTAGTGAAGAAGATAGTGCAGATGAAAGTGAACAAAGTTTAGATTTGAGGGAGTTCAGCCATGCCTTAAAACAAGTTGAAGGACAAATCATTGCTGCTGGAGACAGGCCTAATGCAGAGAGCTCTGTAATTGATTTTTCTGAAGAtaaaaagaaaattggaaaatcCACCAAAATAGAAGATCAGACAGGTCAAGGAGAAGATCCTGCTGACAAAGAATATGAAGATGAATGCCCTGATCTGGTTGACTTGTCAACATTAAACAGAGAATTCAGGCCTTTCAG AGATGAAGAGAACATGTTCCACATCAATGACCACAGGAGAAGGACGACTAGTGTCACTTCAGTTGGCAGTGTTGGAAGTCATTCAACAATTCCTCCA GAACTGGTAAAACAGAAGATAAAGCGCCAGCTCACTAAACAGCAAAAAGCCGCTCTCAGGCGACGACTGCAGAAAGGAGAAGCAAATATTTATACCAAGCAACGCCGAGAACACATGTACAATATCAAGTCAAGTTTGGATACAGCTACCTTCTGGGGCTGA